A single Lolium perenne isolate Kyuss_39 chromosome 6, Kyuss_2.0, whole genome shotgun sequence DNA region contains:
- the LOC127326522 gene encoding uncharacterized protein, producing the protein MKVLYTNAAASVEEWITNAEASLDSSARKIVGLDVEYDKLSGTYFNPKKAAVIQLCVGTDVLVYHICHADERSEKLYDFFHGYRYTFAGFCVAEDRTILSLSKYYVHNVKDIQAIWRDPDNRKRTQGLKDVAGAIIDPIYFEMKDGFGRAEHRMWADPPPLPPKHLEYAARDAYATYEVFRRLDVFERGFFSLFKHPEKKRGKDW; encoded by the coding sequence ATGAAGGTTTTGTACACAAATGCAGCAGCTAGTGTTGAGGAGTGGATCACCAATGCTGAAGCTTCCCTAGATTCTTCTGCTAGGAAGATTGTTGGTCTTGATGTTGAGTATGATAAACTCAGTGGAACCTATTTCAATCCGAAGAAAGCTGCTGTGATCCAGCTATGTGTTGGCACTGATGTTCTTGTGTACCACATATGCCATGCTGATGAGAGGAGTGAAAAGTTGTATGATTTCTTTCATGGCTATAGGTACACTTTTGCTGGGTTTTGCGTCGCAGAAGACCGCACCATTCTGTCACTTTCAAAGTACTATGTTCATAATGTGAAGGATATCCAGGCAATATGGAGAGATCCGGACAACAGGAAGAGAACTCAAGGTCTGAAGGATGTtgctggagctattatagatccaatctattttgagatgaaggatggtTTTGGAAGGGCAGAGCACAGGATGTGGGCTGATCCGCCGCCTCTACCGCCTAAGCATTTGGAATATGCTGCACGAGATGCATATGCCACGTATGAGGTTTTTCGGAGGCTGGATGTGTTTGAGAGGGGCTTCTTCTCCTTATTCAAACATCCCGAGAAGAAGCGTGGCAAGGATTGGTGA
- the LOC127326523 gene encoding uncharacterized protein: MKVLYTNSAASVEEWITNAEASLDSSSRKIVGLDVEYDKLSGTYFNPKKAAVIQLCVGTDVLVYHICHADERSESLVEFLHGFRYIFASFCTTEDCKVLSRSNLYVHNLKDIQEIWRDPDKKKKLQGLKDVAGAIIDPIYFEMKDGFGRAEHRMWANPPPLPPKHLEYVARDAYATYEVYRRLDLFERGFFSLFKHSEKKRGRDW; this comes from the coding sequence ATGAAGGTTTTGTACACGAATTCAGCAGCTAGTGTTGAGGAGTGGATCACCAATGCTGAAGCTTCCCTCGATTCTTCTTCTAGGAAGATTGTTGGTCTTGATGTTGAGTATGACAAACTCAGTGGTACCTATTTCAATCCGAAGAAAGCTGCTGTGATCCAGCTATGTGTTGGCACCGATGTTCTTGTGTACCACATATGCCATGCTGATGAGAGGAGTGAAAGTTTGGTTGAGTTTCTTCATGGCTTTAGGTACATTTTTGCTAGTTTTTGCACCACAGAAGACTGCAAAGTTCTCTCACGTTCAAATCTCTATGTTCATAATCTGAAGGATATCCAGGAAATATGGAGAGATCCGGACAAAAAGAAGAAACTTCAAGGCCTGAAGGATGTtgctggagctattatagatccaatctattttgagatgaaggatggtTTTGGAAGGGCAGAGCACAGGATGTGGGCTAATCCGCCGCCTCTACCGCCTAAGCATTTGGAATATGTTGCACGGGATGCATATGCAACGTACGAGGTTTATCGAAGGCTGGATTTGTTTGAGAGGGGCTTCTTCTCCTTATTCAAACATTCCGAGAAGAAGCGTGGCAGGGATTGGTGA